A genomic region of Trifolium pratense cultivar HEN17-A07 linkage group LG3, ARS_RC_1.1, whole genome shotgun sequence contains the following coding sequences:
- the LOC123913660 gene encoding aspartate--tRNA ligase, chloroplastic/mitochondrial, whose protein sequence is MSVFLKTLPLMVLRPRPSFFFLCRTVSSVSNTIPTLISRTRTRTVSSVSASIQQPLPSVTTTTETLTSDAKPPVNESLQWVTRTHFCGELSSNDVGKKVRICGWVALHRVHGGLTFLNLRDHTGIVQVTTLPDDFPIAHSAINDVRLEYVVAIEGVVRSRPNESINKKMKTGFIEVAANEVQVLNSVNAKLPFLVTTADDAKDSLKEEIRLRYRCLDLRRQQMSSNILLRHKVVKLMRRYLEDLHGFVEIETPILSRSTPEGARDYLVPSRIQPGTFYALPQSPQLFKQMLMVAGFDKYYQVARCFRDEDLRADRQPEFTQLDMEMAFTPLEDMLTLNEELIRKVFLEIKGVELPNPFPRLTYAEAMNRYGSDRPDTRFDLELKDVSDIFSGSSFKVFSDTLESGGVIKVLCVPSGAKKYSNSALKKGDIYNESTKSGAKGLPYLKITENGDIEGISALVSSMDPATKEDLLRRCSAGPNDLILFAVGHHASVNKTLDRLRIYVAHELGLIDHGRHSILWITDFPMFEWNDSEQRLEALHHPFTAPNPEDINDLASARALAYDMVYNGVEIGGGSLRIYKRDIQQKVLETVGISMEQAEAKFGYLLEALDMGAPPHGGIAYGLDRLVMLLAGASSIRDVIAFPKTTTAQCALTRSPSEVDPQQLKDLSITT, encoded by the exons atgtCTGTATTCTTAAAAACACTACCTTTGATGGTCCTTCGACCTAGGCCATCGTTTTTCTTCCTTTGTAGAACCGTTTCTTCTGTTTCCAACACTATTCCAACCTTAATTTCTAGAACCAGAACTAGAACAGTTTCTTCTGTTTCTGCTTCAATACAACAACCACTTCCTTCTGTTACTACTACTACTGAAACACTCACTTCCGATGCTAAACCACCCGTCAATGAATCTCTTCAATGGGTTACAAGGACTCATTTTTGTGGTGAATTGTCTTCAAATGATGTTGGTAAAAAGGTTCGTATTTGTGGATGGGTTGCACTTCATAGAGTCCATGGTGGACTCACTTTTCTTAATCTTAGAGACCATACTGGAATTGTTCAG GTTACAACCCTTCCAGATGATTTTCCAATTGCACATTCTGCTATCAATGATGTTAGACTGGAGTATGTGGTTGCCATTGAAGGTGTTGTTAGGTCTCGTCCAAATGAGTCAATCAACAAGAAGATGAAAACCGGCTTCATCGAG GTTGCTGCAAATGAAGTTCAAGTGTTAAATTCTGTGAATGCAAAGTTACCATTCTTAGTTACCACAGCAGATGATGCAAAGGATTCTCTTAAAGAGGAAATCCGTTTAAG GTACCGATGTCTTGATCTAAGGAGGCAACAAATGAGTTCTAACATATTGTTGCGGCATAAAGTGGTTAAACTCATGCGAAGATATCTAGAAGACCTGCATGGTTTTGTGGAG ATTGAAACTCCAATACTGTCTAGATCCACACCAGAAGGTGCTCGGGATTATTTAGTTCCATCAAGAATTCAG CCAGGAACATTCTATGCCCTGCCACAAAGCCCTCAGTTATTCAAACAAATGCTAATGGTAGCTGGTTTTGATAAATATTATCAAGTAGCACG ATGTTTTCGAGATGAAGATTTAAGAGCTGATAGACAACCTGAGTTCACACAACTGGATATGGAGATGGCTTTTACTCCTTTAGAGGATATGTTGACTCTTAATGAAGAGTTGATCAGAAAG gtttTTCTTGAAATTAAGGGAGTGGAACTTCCAAACCCTTTCCCTAGGCTTACATATGCTGAAGCAATGAATAGATATGGTTCAGACCGTCCAGATACCAGATTTGACCTCGAATTAAAAGAT GTATCTGACATTTTCTCAGGGTCTTCCTTCAAGGTTTTTTCTGATACCTTGGAGAGTGGAGGAGTTATAAAAGTCTTGTGTGTACCTTCTGGTGcaaaaaagtactcaaattcAGCTCTTAAGAAAGGTGATATTTACAATGAATCTACCAAATCTGGTGCAAAAGGTTTACCTTATCTCAAGATCACGGAGAATG GGGATATTGAGGGAATTTCTGCTTTAGTGTCAAGTATGGATCCTGCAACTAAAGAGGATTTGTTAAGGCGATGCTCTGCAGGACCGAATGATCTGATTTTATTTGCAGTTGGTCATCATGCATCTGTAAATAAAACTCTAGATCGCCTTAGAATTTATGTGGCACATGAGTTAGGTTTGATCGACCAT gGTAGACATTCAATTTTGTGGATTACCGACTTTCCAATGTTTGAGTGGAATGATTCAGAGCAGAGGCTTGAG GCTCTTCACCATCCTTTCACTGCACCAAATCCCGAAGACATTAATGACCTTGCATCCGCTCGTGCATTGGCTTATGACATGGTTTACAATGGCGTCGAG ATTGGTGGGGGGAGTTTGAGAATTTATAAACGCGACATACAACAAAAGGTTTTGGAGACTGTAGGCATCTCAATGGAGCAG GCTGAAGCAAAGTTTGGCTATCTTCTTGAAGCACTTGACATGGGAGCTCCGCCACATG GAGGCATAGCATATGGTTTGGACAGATTGGTTATGTTGCTGGCCGGGGCAAGTTCTATCAGGGATGTCATCGCTTTCCCAAAAACAACTACTGCACAATGTGCCCTCACAAGGTCACCATCAGAAGTGGATCCGCAACAGCTCAAAGATCTTTCAATTACTACGTAG